A stretch of Physeter macrocephalus isolate SW-GA chromosome 6, ASM283717v5, whole genome shotgun sequence DNA encodes these proteins:
- the HDAC10 gene encoding polyamine deacetylase HDAC10 isoform X3, whose translation MGTALVYHEDMTAARLLWDDPECEIECPERLTTALERLQQRGLEQRCLRLAAREASEAELGLVHSPEYVALLQGTQALGTRELQTLSGQYDAVYFHPSTFHCARLAAGAALQLVDAVLAGAVRNGLALVRPPGHHSQRAAANGFCVFNNVAIAAKHAQRQHGLHRILIVDWDVHHGQGIQHIFEDDPSVLYFSWHRYEHGRFWPYLRESDADAVGQGPGLGFTVNLPWNQFNPELVLVSAGFDSAIGDPEGQMQATPECFAHLTQLLQVLAGGRVCAVLEGGYHLESLSQSVCMMVQALLGDPAPPLSGPMVPHGSALESIQSVRVAQAPHWVSLQQQGVAPVLSPSPRSPEGRPSPLLLPGGPEFKAAATQDVAALSSLLDQLRLNPTPPVRTAVALTAPDAALALPSDVLCEEGSAAQEETQAWARPHEALAQDRALTALGKVLYLLDRILDGQKRSNLTSECTGDSHVDTGQKKGHMGLFTWFGSYPLRLLFTPQVSSGVAVTPASAAAATLDVAIRCGLSHGAQRLLCLAVGQLDRPPDLRDDGRNLWLNIGGKEAAALSMFHVSVPLPGTTGGFLSCVLALVLPLAYSFQPDLVLVALGPAHGLRDSQAALLAALLRGPAGGRVLALVDEESAPQLAVVLARVLHGEAAPGLGAFSMASPDDVQALMQLRGQLEPRWKMLQVASEAGGPGSG comes from the exons ATGGGGACTGCACTTGTGTACCACGAGGACATGACAGCTGCCCGGCTGCTCTGGGACGA CCCCGAGTGCGAGATCGAGTGCCCGGAGCGCCTGACCACAGCCCTGGAGCGCCTGCAGCAGCGTGGTCTGGAGCAAAGGTGTCTGCGGCTGGCGGCCCGGGAGGCCTCGGAGGCGGAACTGGGCCTGGTGCACAG CCCGGAGTATGTGGCCCTGTTGCAGGGGACCCAGGCCTTGGGCACCAGGGAGCTCCAGACCCTGTCTGGACAGTACGATGCCGTCTACTTCCACCCG AGTACCTTCCACTGTGCCCGGCTGGCCGCGGGGGCGGCGCTGCAGCTGGTGGATGCAGTGCTGGCGGGAGCTGTGCGCAACGGGCTCGCCCTGGTGAG gcctcctgggcaCCATAGCCAGAGGGCTGCTGCCAATGGATTCTGCGTGTTCAACAACGTGGCCATAGCAGCCAAACATGCCCAACGGCAGCACGGGCTGCACAG GATCCTCATCGTTGACTGGGATGTCCACCACGGCCAGGGCATCCAGCATATCTTTGAGGACGACCCCAG CGTCCTTTATTTCTCCTGGCACCGCTATGAGCACGGGCGCTTCTGGCCCTATCTCCGAGAGTCAGATGCAGACGCTGTTGGGCAGGGCCCGGGCCTTGGCTTCACTGTCAACCTGCCCTGGAACCAG TTCAACCCTGAGCTGGTCCTAGTCTCCGCGGGATTTGACTCAGCCATCGGGGATCCCGAG GGGCAGATGCAGGCCACGCCAGAGTGCTTCGCCCACCTCACGCAGCTGCTGCAGGTGCTGGCTGGTGGCCGGGTCTGCGCCGTGCTGGAG GGTGGCTACCACCTGGAGTCACTCTCGCAGTCCGTGTGCATGATGGTGCAAGCGCTGCTGGGCGACCCTGCCCCGCCCCTGTCGGGGCCCATGGTGCCGCATGGCAG CGCCCTGGAGTCCATCCAGAGTGTCCGGGTGGCCCAGGCCCCTCACTGGGTGAGCCTCCAGCAGCAAG gTGTGGCCCCTGTATTGAGTCCCAGTCCCCGCTCCCCAGAGGGGAGGCCCTCGCCTCTGCTGCTGCCCGGGGGGCCTGAATTCAAGGCAGCAGCGACCCAGGACGTGGCTGCCCTGAGCTCCCTCCTGGACCAGCTGCGCCTCAATCCCACGCCCCCTGTACGCACGGCTGTTGCCTTGACTGCGCCAGAtgctgccctggccctgccctctgaTGTCCTCTGTGAGGAGGGGTCAGCCGCACAGGAGGAGACGCAGGCCTGGGCCAG GCCACATGAGGCCCTGGCCCAGGACAGGGCCCTCACTGCACTCGGGAAGGTCCTGTACCTCTTGGACAGGATCCTGGACGGGCAG AAACGGAGCAATTTGACCTCAGAGTGCACAGGTGACAGCCATGTAGACACGGGCCAAAAGAAGGGACACATGGGTCTGTTTACCTGGTTTGGGAGTTACCCTCTACGCCTGTTATTCACTCCACAGGTGAGCAGTGGCGTTGCAGTCACCCCAGCCTCTGCTGCAGCTGCCACCCTGGATGTGGCCATTCGGTGTGGCCTGTCCCACGGAGCCCAGAG GCTGCTTTGTCTGGCTGTGGGGCAGCTGGATCGGCCCCCAGATCTCAGGGATGACGG GAGGAATCTATGGCTGAATATTGGGGGCAAGGAGGCAGCTGCCCTGTCCATGTTCCACGTCTCTGTGCCACTGCCAGGG ACGACTGGAGGGTTTCTGAGCTGTGTCCTGGCCCTGGTGCTGCCCCTGGCCTACAGCTTCCAGCCTGACCTGGTGCTGGTGGCGCTGGGGCCCGCCCATGGCCTGCGGGACTCCCAAGCTGCACTCCTGGCTGCGCTGCTTCGGGGCCCAGCAGGGGGCCGAGTCTTGGCCCTTGTGGATGAG GAATCCGCACCCCAGCTTGCGGTGGTCCTGGCCAGGGTGTTGCATGGAGAGGCAGCCCCCGGCCTGGGTGCCTTCTCCATGGCCTCCCCAGACGACGTGCAGGCCCTGATGCAGCTGAGAGGGCAGCTGGAGCCACGGTGGAAGATGCTGCAGGTGGCCAGTGAGGCTGGGGGGCCAGGCTCAGGCTGA
- the HDAC10 gene encoding polyamine deacetylase HDAC10 isoform X5 has product MGTALVYHEDMTAARLLWDDPECEIECPERLTTALERLQQRGLEQRCLRLAAREASEAELGLVHSPEYVALLQGTQALGTRELQTLSGQYDAVYFHPSTFHCARLAAGAALQLVDAVLAGAVRNGLALVRPPGHHSQRAAANGFCVFNNVAIAAKHAQRQHGLHRILIVDWDVHHGQGIQHIFEDDPSVLYFSWHRYEHGRFWPYLRESDADAVGQGPGLGFTVNLPWNQVGMGNADYVAAFLHVLLPVAFEFNPELVLVSAGFDSAIGDPEGQMQATPECFAHLTQLLQVLAGGRVCAVLEGGYHLESLSQSVCMMVQALLGDPAPPLSGPMVPHGSALESIQSVRVAQAPHWVSLQQQGVAPVLSPSPRSPEGRPSPLLLPGGPEFKAAATQDVAALSSLLDQLRLNPTPPVRTAVALTAPDAALALPSDVLCEEGSAAQEETQAWARPHEALAQDRALTALGKVLYLLDRILDGQVSSGVAVTPASAAAATLDVAIRCGLSHGAQRRNLWLNIGGKEAAALSMFHVSVPLPGTTGGFLSCVLALVLPLAYSFQPDLVLVALGPAHGLRDSQAALLAALLRGPAGGRVLALVDEESAPQLAVVLARVLHGEAAPGLGAFSMASPDDVQALMQLRGQLEPRWKMLQVASEAGGPGSG; this is encoded by the exons ATGGGGACTGCACTTGTGTACCACGAGGACATGACAGCTGCCCGGCTGCTCTGGGACGA CCCCGAGTGCGAGATCGAGTGCCCGGAGCGCCTGACCACAGCCCTGGAGCGCCTGCAGCAGCGTGGTCTGGAGCAAAGGTGTCTGCGGCTGGCGGCCCGGGAGGCCTCGGAGGCGGAACTGGGCCTGGTGCACAG CCCGGAGTATGTGGCCCTGTTGCAGGGGACCCAGGCCTTGGGCACCAGGGAGCTCCAGACCCTGTCTGGACAGTACGATGCCGTCTACTTCCACCCG AGTACCTTCCACTGTGCCCGGCTGGCCGCGGGGGCGGCGCTGCAGCTGGTGGATGCAGTGCTGGCGGGAGCTGTGCGCAACGGGCTCGCCCTGGTGAG gcctcctgggcaCCATAGCCAGAGGGCTGCTGCCAATGGATTCTGCGTGTTCAACAACGTGGCCATAGCAGCCAAACATGCCCAACGGCAGCACGGGCTGCACAG GATCCTCATCGTTGACTGGGATGTCCACCACGGCCAGGGCATCCAGCATATCTTTGAGGACGACCCCAG CGTCCTTTATTTCTCCTGGCACCGCTATGAGCACGGGCGCTTCTGGCCCTATCTCCGAGAGTCAGATGCAGACGCTGTTGGGCAGGGCCCGGGCCTTGGCTTCACTGTCAACCTGCCCTGGAACCAG GTCGGGATGGGAAATGCTGACTACGTGGCCGCCTTCTTGCATGTGCTGCTGCCCGTGGCCTTTGAG TTCAACCCTGAGCTGGTCCTAGTCTCCGCGGGATTTGACTCAGCCATCGGGGATCCCGAG GGGCAGATGCAGGCCACGCCAGAGTGCTTCGCCCACCTCACGCAGCTGCTGCAGGTGCTGGCTGGTGGCCGGGTCTGCGCCGTGCTGGAG GGTGGCTACCACCTGGAGTCACTCTCGCAGTCCGTGTGCATGATGGTGCAAGCGCTGCTGGGCGACCCTGCCCCGCCCCTGTCGGGGCCCATGGTGCCGCATGGCAG CGCCCTGGAGTCCATCCAGAGTGTCCGGGTGGCCCAGGCCCCTCACTGGGTGAGCCTCCAGCAGCAAG gTGTGGCCCCTGTATTGAGTCCCAGTCCCCGCTCCCCAGAGGGGAGGCCCTCGCCTCTGCTGCTGCCCGGGGGGCCTGAATTCAAGGCAGCAGCGACCCAGGACGTGGCTGCCCTGAGCTCCCTCCTGGACCAGCTGCGCCTCAATCCCACGCCCCCTGTACGCACGGCTGTTGCCTTGACTGCGCCAGAtgctgccctggccctgccctctgaTGTCCTCTGTGAGGAGGGGTCAGCCGCACAGGAGGAGACGCAGGCCTGGGCCAG GCCACATGAGGCCCTGGCCCAGGACAGGGCCCTCACTGCACTCGGGAAGGTCCTGTACCTCTTGGACAGGATCCTGGACGGGCAG GTGAGCAGTGGCGTTGCAGTCACCCCAGCCTCTGCTGCAGCTGCCACCCTGGATGTGGCCATTCGGTGTGGCCTGTCCCACGGAGCCCAGAG GAGGAATCTATGGCTGAATATTGGGGGCAAGGAGGCAGCTGCCCTGTCCATGTTCCACGTCTCTGTGCCACTGCCAGGG ACGACTGGAGGGTTTCTGAGCTGTGTCCTGGCCCTGGTGCTGCCCCTGGCCTACAGCTTCCAGCCTGACCTGGTGCTGGTGGCGCTGGGGCCCGCCCATGGCCTGCGGGACTCCCAAGCTGCACTCCTGGCTGCGCTGCTTCGGGGCCCAGCAGGGGGCCGAGTCTTGGCCCTTGTGGATGAG GAATCCGCACCCCAGCTTGCGGTGGTCCTGGCCAGGGTGTTGCATGGAGAGGCAGCCCCCGGCCTGGGTGCCTTCTCCATGGCCTCCCCAGACGACGTGCAGGCCCTGATGCAGCTGAGAGGGCAGCTGGAGCCACGGTGGAAGATGCTGCAGGTGGCCAGTGAGGCTGGGGGGCCAGGCTCAGGCTGA
- the HDAC10 gene encoding polyamine deacetylase HDAC10 isoform X6, translating into MGTALVYHEDMTAARLLWDDPECEIECPERLTTALERLQQRGLEQRCLRLAAREASEAELGLVHSPEYVALLQGTQALGTRELQTLSGQYDAVYFHPSTFHCARLAAGAALQLVDAVLAGAVRNGLALVRPPGHHSQRAAANGFCVFNNVAIAAKHAQRQHGLHRILIVDWDVHHGQGIQHIFEDDPSVLYFSWHRYEHGRFWPYLRESDADAVGQGPGLGFTVNLPWNQVGMGNADYVAAFLHVLLPVAFEFNPELVLVSAGFDSAIGDPEGQMQATPECFAHLTQLLQVLAGGRVCAVLEGGYHLESLSQSVCMMVQALLGDPAPPLSGPMVPHGSALESIQSVRVAQAPHWVSLQQQGVAPVLSPSPRSPEGRPSPLLLPGGPEFKAAATQDVAALSSLLDQLRLNPTPPVRTAVALTAPDAALALPSDVLCEEGSAAQEETQAWARPHEALAQDRALTALGKVLYLLDRILDGQKRSNLTSECTGDSHVDTGQKKGHMGLFTWFGSYPLRLLFTPQVSSGVAVTPASAAAATLDVAIRCGLSHGAQSFQPDLVLVALGPAHGLRDSQAALLAALLRGPAGGRVLALVDEESAPQLAVVLARVLHGEAAPGLGAFSMASPDDVQALMQLRGQLEPRWKMLQVASEAGGPGSG; encoded by the exons ATGGGGACTGCACTTGTGTACCACGAGGACATGACAGCTGCCCGGCTGCTCTGGGACGA CCCCGAGTGCGAGATCGAGTGCCCGGAGCGCCTGACCACAGCCCTGGAGCGCCTGCAGCAGCGTGGTCTGGAGCAAAGGTGTCTGCGGCTGGCGGCCCGGGAGGCCTCGGAGGCGGAACTGGGCCTGGTGCACAG CCCGGAGTATGTGGCCCTGTTGCAGGGGACCCAGGCCTTGGGCACCAGGGAGCTCCAGACCCTGTCTGGACAGTACGATGCCGTCTACTTCCACCCG AGTACCTTCCACTGTGCCCGGCTGGCCGCGGGGGCGGCGCTGCAGCTGGTGGATGCAGTGCTGGCGGGAGCTGTGCGCAACGGGCTCGCCCTGGTGAG gcctcctgggcaCCATAGCCAGAGGGCTGCTGCCAATGGATTCTGCGTGTTCAACAACGTGGCCATAGCAGCCAAACATGCCCAACGGCAGCACGGGCTGCACAG GATCCTCATCGTTGACTGGGATGTCCACCACGGCCAGGGCATCCAGCATATCTTTGAGGACGACCCCAG CGTCCTTTATTTCTCCTGGCACCGCTATGAGCACGGGCGCTTCTGGCCCTATCTCCGAGAGTCAGATGCAGACGCTGTTGGGCAGGGCCCGGGCCTTGGCTTCACTGTCAACCTGCCCTGGAACCAG GTCGGGATGGGAAATGCTGACTACGTGGCCGCCTTCTTGCATGTGCTGCTGCCCGTGGCCTTTGAG TTCAACCCTGAGCTGGTCCTAGTCTCCGCGGGATTTGACTCAGCCATCGGGGATCCCGAG GGGCAGATGCAGGCCACGCCAGAGTGCTTCGCCCACCTCACGCAGCTGCTGCAGGTGCTGGCTGGTGGCCGGGTCTGCGCCGTGCTGGAG GGTGGCTACCACCTGGAGTCACTCTCGCAGTCCGTGTGCATGATGGTGCAAGCGCTGCTGGGCGACCCTGCCCCGCCCCTGTCGGGGCCCATGGTGCCGCATGGCAG CGCCCTGGAGTCCATCCAGAGTGTCCGGGTGGCCCAGGCCCCTCACTGGGTGAGCCTCCAGCAGCAAG gTGTGGCCCCTGTATTGAGTCCCAGTCCCCGCTCCCCAGAGGGGAGGCCCTCGCCTCTGCTGCTGCCCGGGGGGCCTGAATTCAAGGCAGCAGCGACCCAGGACGTGGCTGCCCTGAGCTCCCTCCTGGACCAGCTGCGCCTCAATCCCACGCCCCCTGTACGCACGGCTGTTGCCTTGACTGCGCCAGAtgctgccctggccctgccctctgaTGTCCTCTGTGAGGAGGGGTCAGCCGCACAGGAGGAGACGCAGGCCTGGGCCAG GCCACATGAGGCCCTGGCCCAGGACAGGGCCCTCACTGCACTCGGGAAGGTCCTGTACCTCTTGGACAGGATCCTGGACGGGCAG AAACGGAGCAATTTGACCTCAGAGTGCACAGGTGACAGCCATGTAGACACGGGCCAAAAGAAGGGACACATGGGTCTGTTTACCTGGTTTGGGAGTTACCCTCTACGCCTGTTATTCACTCCACAGGTGAGCAGTGGCGTTGCAGTCACCCCAGCCTCTGCTGCAGCTGCCACCCTGGATGTGGCCATTCGGTGTGGCCTGTCCCACGGAGCCCAGAG CTTCCAGCCTGACCTGGTGCTGGTGGCGCTGGGGCCCGCCCATGGCCTGCGGGACTCCCAAGCTGCACTCCTGGCTGCGCTGCTTCGGGGCCCAGCAGGGGGCCGAGTCTTGGCCCTTGTGGATGAG GAATCCGCACCCCAGCTTGCGGTGGTCCTGGCCAGGGTGTTGCATGGAGAGGCAGCCCCCGGCCTGGGTGCCTTCTCCATGGCCTCCCCAGACGACGTGCAGGCCCTGATGCAGCTGAGAGGGCAGCTGGAGCCACGGTGGAAGATGCTGCAGGTGGCCAGTGAGGCTGGGGGGCCAGGCTCAGGCTGA
- the HDAC10 gene encoding polyamine deacetylase HDAC10 isoform X8, with product MGTALVYHEDMTAARLLWDDPECEIECPERLTTALERLQQRGLEQRCLRLAAREASEAELGLVHSPEYVALLQGTQALGTRELQTLSGQYDAVYFHPSTFHCARLAAGAALQLVDAVLAGAVRNGLALVRPPGHHSQRAAANGFCVFNNVAIAAKHAQRQHGLHRILIVDWDVHHGQGIQHIFEDDPSVLYFSWHRYEHGRFWPYLRESDADAVGQGPGLGFTVNLPWNQVGMGNADYVAAFLHVLLPVAFEFNPELVLVSAGFDSAIGDPEGQMQATPECFAHLTQLLQVLAGGRVCAVLEGGYHLESLSQSVCMMVQALLGDPAPPLSGPMVPHGSALESIQSVRVAQAPHWKRSNLTSECTGDSHVDTGQKKGHMGLFTWFGSYPLRLLFTPQVSSGVAVTPASAAAATLDVAIRCGLSHGAQRLLCLAVGQLDRPPDLRDDGRNLWLNIGGKEAAALSMFHVSVPLPGTTGGFLSCVLALVLPLAYSFQPDLVLVALGPAHGLRDSQAALLAALLRGPAGGRVLALVDEESAPQLAVVLARVLHGEAAPGLGAFSMASPDDVQALMQLRGQLEPRWKMLQVASEAGGPGSG from the exons ATGGGGACTGCACTTGTGTACCACGAGGACATGACAGCTGCCCGGCTGCTCTGGGACGA CCCCGAGTGCGAGATCGAGTGCCCGGAGCGCCTGACCACAGCCCTGGAGCGCCTGCAGCAGCGTGGTCTGGAGCAAAGGTGTCTGCGGCTGGCGGCCCGGGAGGCCTCGGAGGCGGAACTGGGCCTGGTGCACAG CCCGGAGTATGTGGCCCTGTTGCAGGGGACCCAGGCCTTGGGCACCAGGGAGCTCCAGACCCTGTCTGGACAGTACGATGCCGTCTACTTCCACCCG AGTACCTTCCACTGTGCCCGGCTGGCCGCGGGGGCGGCGCTGCAGCTGGTGGATGCAGTGCTGGCGGGAGCTGTGCGCAACGGGCTCGCCCTGGTGAG gcctcctgggcaCCATAGCCAGAGGGCTGCTGCCAATGGATTCTGCGTGTTCAACAACGTGGCCATAGCAGCCAAACATGCCCAACGGCAGCACGGGCTGCACAG GATCCTCATCGTTGACTGGGATGTCCACCACGGCCAGGGCATCCAGCATATCTTTGAGGACGACCCCAG CGTCCTTTATTTCTCCTGGCACCGCTATGAGCACGGGCGCTTCTGGCCCTATCTCCGAGAGTCAGATGCAGACGCTGTTGGGCAGGGCCCGGGCCTTGGCTTCACTGTCAACCTGCCCTGGAACCAG GTCGGGATGGGAAATGCTGACTACGTGGCCGCCTTCTTGCATGTGCTGCTGCCCGTGGCCTTTGAG TTCAACCCTGAGCTGGTCCTAGTCTCCGCGGGATTTGACTCAGCCATCGGGGATCCCGAG GGGCAGATGCAGGCCACGCCAGAGTGCTTCGCCCACCTCACGCAGCTGCTGCAGGTGCTGGCTGGTGGCCGGGTCTGCGCCGTGCTGGAG GGTGGCTACCACCTGGAGTCACTCTCGCAGTCCGTGTGCATGATGGTGCAAGCGCTGCTGGGCGACCCTGCCCCGCCCCTGTCGGGGCCCATGGTGCCGCATGGCAG CGCCCTGGAGTCCATCCAGAGTGTCCGGGTGGCCCAGGCCCCTCACTGG AAACGGAGCAATTTGACCTCAGAGTGCACAGGTGACAGCCATGTAGACACGGGCCAAAAGAAGGGACACATGGGTCTGTTTACCTGGTTTGGGAGTTACCCTCTACGCCTGTTATTCACTCCACAGGTGAGCAGTGGCGTTGCAGTCACCCCAGCCTCTGCTGCAGCTGCCACCCTGGATGTGGCCATTCGGTGTGGCCTGTCCCACGGAGCCCAGAG GCTGCTTTGTCTGGCTGTGGGGCAGCTGGATCGGCCCCCAGATCTCAGGGATGACGG GAGGAATCTATGGCTGAATATTGGGGGCAAGGAGGCAGCTGCCCTGTCCATGTTCCACGTCTCTGTGCCACTGCCAGGG ACGACTGGAGGGTTTCTGAGCTGTGTCCTGGCCCTGGTGCTGCCCCTGGCCTACAGCTTCCAGCCTGACCTGGTGCTGGTGGCGCTGGGGCCCGCCCATGGCCTGCGGGACTCCCAAGCTGCACTCCTGGCTGCGCTGCTTCGGGGCCCAGCAGGGGGCCGAGTCTTGGCCCTTGTGGATGAG GAATCCGCACCCCAGCTTGCGGTGGTCCTGGCCAGGGTGTTGCATGGAGAGGCAGCCCCCGGCCTGGGTGCCTTCTCCATGGCCTCCCCAGACGACGTGCAGGCCCTGATGCAGCTGAGAGGGCAGCTGGAGCCACGGTGGAAGATGCTGCAGGTGGCCAGTGAGGCTGGGGGGCCAGGCTCAGGCTGA
- the HDAC10 gene encoding polyamine deacetylase HDAC10 isoform X4, translating into MGTALVYHEDMTAARLLWDDPECEIECPERLTTALERLQQRGLEQRCLRLAAREASEAELGLVHSPEYVALLQGTQALGTRELQTLSGQYDAVYFHPSTFHCARLAAGAALQLVDAVLAGAVRNGLALVRPPGHHSQRAAANGFCVFNNVAIAAKHAQRQHGLHRILIVDWDVHHGQGIQHIFEDDPSVLYFSWHRYEHGRFWPYLRESDADAVGQGPGLGFTVNLPWNQVGMGNADYVAAFLHVLLPVAFEFNPELVLVSAGFDSAIGDPEGQMQATPECFAHLTQLLQVLAGGRVCAVLEGGYHLESLSQSVCMMVQALLGDPAPPLSGPMVPHGSALESIQSVRVAQAPHWVSLQQQGVAPVLSPSPRSPEGRPSPLLLPGGPEFKAAATQDVAALSSLLDQLRLNPTPPVRTAVALTAPDAALALPSDVLCEEGSAAQEETQAWARPHEALAQDRALTALGKVLYLLDRILDGQVSSGVAVTPASAAAATLDVAIRCGLSHGAQRLLCLAVGQLDRPPDLRDDGRNLWLNIGGKEAAALSMFHVSVPLPGTTGGFLSCVLALVLPLAYSFQPDLVLVALGPAHGLRDSQAALLAALLRGPAGGRVLALVDEESAPQLAVVLARVLHGEAAPGLGAFSMASPDDVQALMQLRGQLEPRWKMLQVASEAGGPGSG; encoded by the exons ATGGGGACTGCACTTGTGTACCACGAGGACATGACAGCTGCCCGGCTGCTCTGGGACGA CCCCGAGTGCGAGATCGAGTGCCCGGAGCGCCTGACCACAGCCCTGGAGCGCCTGCAGCAGCGTGGTCTGGAGCAAAGGTGTCTGCGGCTGGCGGCCCGGGAGGCCTCGGAGGCGGAACTGGGCCTGGTGCACAG CCCGGAGTATGTGGCCCTGTTGCAGGGGACCCAGGCCTTGGGCACCAGGGAGCTCCAGACCCTGTCTGGACAGTACGATGCCGTCTACTTCCACCCG AGTACCTTCCACTGTGCCCGGCTGGCCGCGGGGGCGGCGCTGCAGCTGGTGGATGCAGTGCTGGCGGGAGCTGTGCGCAACGGGCTCGCCCTGGTGAG gcctcctgggcaCCATAGCCAGAGGGCTGCTGCCAATGGATTCTGCGTGTTCAACAACGTGGCCATAGCAGCCAAACATGCCCAACGGCAGCACGGGCTGCACAG GATCCTCATCGTTGACTGGGATGTCCACCACGGCCAGGGCATCCAGCATATCTTTGAGGACGACCCCAG CGTCCTTTATTTCTCCTGGCACCGCTATGAGCACGGGCGCTTCTGGCCCTATCTCCGAGAGTCAGATGCAGACGCTGTTGGGCAGGGCCCGGGCCTTGGCTTCACTGTCAACCTGCCCTGGAACCAG GTCGGGATGGGAAATGCTGACTACGTGGCCGCCTTCTTGCATGTGCTGCTGCCCGTGGCCTTTGAG TTCAACCCTGAGCTGGTCCTAGTCTCCGCGGGATTTGACTCAGCCATCGGGGATCCCGAG GGGCAGATGCAGGCCACGCCAGAGTGCTTCGCCCACCTCACGCAGCTGCTGCAGGTGCTGGCTGGTGGCCGGGTCTGCGCCGTGCTGGAG GGTGGCTACCACCTGGAGTCACTCTCGCAGTCCGTGTGCATGATGGTGCAAGCGCTGCTGGGCGACCCTGCCCCGCCCCTGTCGGGGCCCATGGTGCCGCATGGCAG CGCCCTGGAGTCCATCCAGAGTGTCCGGGTGGCCCAGGCCCCTCACTGGGTGAGCCTCCAGCAGCAAG gTGTGGCCCCTGTATTGAGTCCCAGTCCCCGCTCCCCAGAGGGGAGGCCCTCGCCTCTGCTGCTGCCCGGGGGGCCTGAATTCAAGGCAGCAGCGACCCAGGACGTGGCTGCCCTGAGCTCCCTCCTGGACCAGCTGCGCCTCAATCCCACGCCCCCTGTACGCACGGCTGTTGCCTTGACTGCGCCAGAtgctgccctggccctgccctctgaTGTCCTCTGTGAGGAGGGGTCAGCCGCACAGGAGGAGACGCAGGCCTGGGCCAG GCCACATGAGGCCCTGGCCCAGGACAGGGCCCTCACTGCACTCGGGAAGGTCCTGTACCTCTTGGACAGGATCCTGGACGGGCAG GTGAGCAGTGGCGTTGCAGTCACCCCAGCCTCTGCTGCAGCTGCCACCCTGGATGTGGCCATTCGGTGTGGCCTGTCCCACGGAGCCCAGAG GCTGCTTTGTCTGGCTGTGGGGCAGCTGGATCGGCCCCCAGATCTCAGGGATGACGG GAGGAATCTATGGCTGAATATTGGGGGCAAGGAGGCAGCTGCCCTGTCCATGTTCCACGTCTCTGTGCCACTGCCAGGG ACGACTGGAGGGTTTCTGAGCTGTGTCCTGGCCCTGGTGCTGCCCCTGGCCTACAGCTTCCAGCCTGACCTGGTGCTGGTGGCGCTGGGGCCCGCCCATGGCCTGCGGGACTCCCAAGCTGCACTCCTGGCTGCGCTGCTTCGGGGCCCAGCAGGGGGCCGAGTCTTGGCCCTTGTGGATGAG GAATCCGCACCCCAGCTTGCGGTGGTCCTGGCCAGGGTGTTGCATGGAGAGGCAGCCCCCGGCCTGGGTGCCTTCTCCATGGCCTCCCCAGACGACGTGCAGGCCCTGATGCAGCTGAGAGGGCAGCTGGAGCCACGGTGGAAGATGCTGCAGGTGGCCAGTGAGGCTGGGGGGCCAGGCTCAGGCTGA